Below is a genomic region from Bradyrhizobium sp. 1(2017).
GGTGTCATCGTCTACAACCGCGACAACGCCATCCTCCAGCCCGACACGCTCGCGCGCCTCGCCGAGCGCTGCCCGAACCTCGTCGGCTACAAGGACGGCATCGGCGACATCGAGCTGATGACCCGCGTCTACACCAAGCTCGGTGACCGCCTGACCTATATCGGCGGCCTGCCGACCGCGGAGACCTTCGCGCTGCCCTATCTCGACATGGGCGTGACCACCTATTCCTCCGCCGTGTTCAACTTCGTTCCGGAGTTCGCCACCCATTTCTACGCCGCGGTGCGCAAGCGCGACCATGAGACGATCCATGCCGGCCTGAAGAACTTCATCCTGCCGCTGATCGCGATCCGCAACCGCAAGAAGGGCTATGCGGTCTCGATCATCAAGGCCGGCATGAAGGTGATCGGCCGCGACTCCGGCCCGGTCCGCCCCCCGCTGACCGATCTCACCGAGCAGGAGATCGCGGAACTGACCGCGCTGGTGAAGAATCTGCCTGCCATCCGATCGACACAACAGGCGGCAGAATAACGGACGACAACCGGGAGAAGCTGCGATGGCCCAGACTGATCTTGCCGGCGCGCCAGTCGCCGGCGCACCGGTCGTCACGGCGATGCAGGTGATCCCGGTCGCCGGCCGCGACGGCATGCTCCTCAATCTGAGCGGCGCGCATGCGCCGTTCTTCACCCGCAACATCGTCATCCTCACCGACAATGCCGGTCACACCGGCGTCGGCGAGGTGCCGGGCGGTCAGAAGATCTGGCAAACG
It encodes:
- the kdgD gene encoding 5-dehydro-4-deoxyglucarate dehydratase; amino-acid sequence: MSKMTPQEMAQKIGSGLLSFPVTPFKADYSFDEPTYRANMDWLCGYDVAGLFAAGGTGEFFSLTPTEVPQIVKIAVEETKGRVPVLAGTGYGTAIAREIAVGAEKAGADGLLLLPPYLTHAEQNGLAAHVEAVCAAVKIGVIVYNRDNAILQPDTLARLAERCPNLVGYKDGIGDIELMTRVYTKLGDRLTYIGGLPTAETFALPYLDMGVTTYSSAVFNFVPEFATHFYAAVRKRDHETIHAGLKNFILPLIAIRNRKKGYAVSIIKAGMKVIGRDSGPVRPPLTDLTEQEIAELTALVKNLPAIRSTQQAAE